The Magnolia sinica isolate HGM2019 chromosome 9, MsV1, whole genome shotgun sequence genome contains a region encoding:
- the LOC131255113 gene encoding exopolygalacturonase-like: MASSLSSREAFSREFSDAGEEGIGNGKREKFLFEMRSEAISPVKVFNVKDFGAIADGKTDSSKALLDAWKEACAWDGIGRVLIPKGTFLVGPVVFKGPCKSTIAFQVAGVVKAPGLEKFESDSWIEFQYVNGLMVTGGGTFDGQGALAWPHNQCPKMKKCKLLPTSLRFMFVTDATIRGISSVNSKLFHMNIVGCKNIKLQAINISAPGDSPNTDGIHIGDSSGVKISRSVIGTGDDCISIGPGNSNVSISNIFCGPGHGISIGSLGKYPNEGNVVGVNVRNCTITGTTNGLRIKTWQDSSILSASNFIFEDIVMNNVYNPIIIDQEYCPYASCTQLTPSRVKINDVSFTNIRGSSASQVAVNLLCSKSMPCQNMQLNNINLVYNGYGGPATSSCSNIKGTSSGPQSPQSCL, encoded by the exons ATGGCTTCCAGCCTGTCATCCAGAGAGGCATTCTCCAGGGAGTTCAGCGACGCTGGAGAAGAGGGAATTGGAAATGGGAAGAGGGAAAAATTCCTCTTCGAAATGAGAT CCGAAGCCATTTCACCAGTGAAAGTTTTCAATGTGAAGGATTTTGGTGCAATTGCTGATGGTAAAACAGACAGCAGTAAG GCACTGTTGGATGCATGGAAGGAGGCATGTGCATGGGATGGTATCGGTAGAGTTTTGATTCCCAAAGGAACATTCCTTGTGGGTCCAGTAGTGTTCAAAGGGCCATGTAAGAGTACTATTGCATTTCAAGTCGCTGGGGTGGTGAAGGCCCCTGGTCTTGAGAAGTTCGAATCAGACAGCTGGATAGAGTTCCAATACGTTAACGGTTTGATGGTTACGGGAGGTGGGACATTCGATGGTCAAGGAGCTTTAGCTTGGCCACACAACCAATGCCCTAAGATGAAAAAATGCAAGCTCTTACCAACA TCCCTAAGATTCATGTTTGTGACGGATGCAACGATCCGTGGCATATCTTCAGTGAATAGCAAGCTCTTCCACATGAACATTGTGGGGTGCAAGAACATAAAGCTCCAAGCCATTAACATCTCTGCACCTGGGGATAGCCCTAACACCGACGGTATTCACATAGGAGACTCAAGTGGGGTCAAGATCTCTCGTTCAGTAATAGGCACCGGCGATGATTGCATCTCCATTGGACCCGGCAATTCTAATGTCTCCATCTCCAACATCTTTTGTGGGCCAGGACACGGAATCAGCATCGGTAGCCTTGGAAAGTATCCAAATGAAGGAAATGTGGTGGGCGTGAATGTGAGGAACTGCACCATCACAGGGACCACCAATGGCTTAAGGATCAAGACATGGCAAGACTCTTCTATTTTGTCTGCATCCAATTTCATATTCGAGGATATAGTCATGAACAATGTCTATAATCCAATCATCATAGATCAAGAGTattgcccatatgcatcatgcaCCCAACTG ACCCCTTCACGTGTTAAGATCAATGACGTTAGCTTCACGAACATTCGAGGTAGTTCGGCATCACAAGTCGCAGTCAATCTCTTATGTAGCAAAAGCATGCCATGTCAAAATATGCAGCTCAACAACATCAACTTAGTCTACAATGGATACGGTGGACCCGCCACATCCTCATGTTCTAATATCAAGGGAACTTCTTCTGGCCCACAAAGCCCACAATCTTGCCTCTAA